The Flavobacteriales bacterium genome includes a region encoding these proteins:
- a CDS encoding dienelactone hydrolase family protein encodes MNKSRSFFILVILLLMYSCNKGQDNDKNEESCYSNTNSQSIIHDGIDRKYVLYIPSSYDGKSPVPLVLNFHGFGSSASEYMNYADMRTVAESDTFILAYPQGSCADGSSHWNPCPTGGDNKSNVDDFGFVEAMINDISYDYSVDSKRIYAVGFSNGGMMAYGLANYKSELIAAVGSVSGTMLDCTGPTSHPIPVIHLHGTSDAVLPYHGNSYYNSTQSVLDHWIDFNNTTTSPTISTDNGGGMTIEHYIHDQGDNLVSVEHYKYIGGNHVWFSATYQGQSTAELIWNFVSRYDINGLRK; translated from the coding sequence ATGAATAAAAGCAGATCATTTTTTATCCTTGTTATTTTGTTACTGATGTACAGCTGTAATAAAGGTCAGGATAATGATAAAAATGAGGAATCATGTTATTCAAATACAAATTCTCAATCAATTATTCATGATGGTATCGATAGAAAATATGTATTGTATATACCCAGTTCTTATGATGGGAAATCTCCTGTTCCACTAGTATTAAATTTTCATGGTTTTGGAAGTAGTGCAAGTGAATATATGAACTATGCTGATATGCGTACAGTGGCGGAATCCGACACTTTTATTTTGGCATATCCACAAGGTAGTTGTGCTGATGGTTCTTCACATTGGAATCCTTGTCCAACAGGTGGAGACAATAAAAGTAATGTTGATGACTTTGGATTTGTTGAAGCGATGATAAATGATATCTCCTATGACTATAGTGTTGACTCAAAAAGGATTTACGCGGTTGGGTTTTCTAATGGAGGAATGATGGCTTATGGACTTGCAAATTATAAAAGCGAATTAATAGCGGCTGTAGGATCTGTTTCAGGAACTATGTTAGATTGCACAGGACCTACCAGTCATCCCATACCTGTGATACATCTTCACGGGACATCTGATGCGGTTCTTCCTTATCATGGAAACAGCTATTATAATTCTACTCAGAGTGTCTTAGATCATTGGATTGATTTCAATAATACAACCACAAGCCCAACTATAAGCACAGACAATGGTGGAGGAATGACAATTGAACATTATATCCATGATCAAGGTGATAATTTAGTTTCTGTTGAGCATTACAAATACATTGGAGGTAACCATGTGTGGTTCAGCGCTACTTATCAAGGTCAAAGTACCGCCGAATTGATCTGGAATTTTGTATCACGATATGATATTAATGGATTGAGAAAATGA